The Myripristis murdjan chromosome 8, fMyrMur1.1, whole genome shotgun sequence genomic sequence TAACAAATACGATCGCTGCTTGTTCCGAGTACAGAAATTTCAGCGACGCAGCCCGAGAACCCCTTCAGGCGTCACTCCCATGAGCCTCTGCTTACACCAGCAGTCTCTCTATAGCCATCTGTACAGACTGGATCTGAGGCTTCAGCTGGGAGCCCTCCTTTATGGTGACCGAGGTGGCGATGACAGGACGGGACACCCCGCAGGCACGCCCAAGAGCCTGCTTGGAGCGCACAAACACGTACGGCACGTTCTTGTCCTCGCAGAGCAGAGGTAGATGGAGAATGATTTCCAGCGGCTCAGCGTCGGCCGCCATCACGATGAACTCGGCAATACCGCGGTTCAACGTTTTAGTGGCTGTGGAAAAGATGTGGGAGAGGTTATTACTGGCGACTAAAGACAAAACTACTGGAAATCACATCAACATTACAACAACCACACCAGTCTGTTGAACTATGCTACAACTCAAGGTGATAGGATAAACTATTACCTGCACACTACAGAGGGCTCCTGCCGCTCACTGTAACTTGTATATTGATGAAATATTGATTATCATGTACCTTCATTGGCTCCTTTTCTGAGCTGCTTGTAATTGGCGGCTTGCTGCACAAGATCCAGGATGGTTTTGGTCAAAGTGGCATCAGCCAACGGGTAGGCCTTGGGGTTCACTTCAGGGTCACCctgaaagatggaaaataaggAATGCAcagaaaactcacacacacatctaatacaatccaatacaactgttgtgacataaagtttccttttatgatgcctataatgctcaggtttgaCACTGGTGTGTTTATtgaattctatgtttggcattgagctcatagttagtgctgctgttgtactggactgcattttattgaggagTTTCTATTATTCTGCCCCCCTCAacgtatataaatagggaggacaaaaaattagaaacacctcaatataatgcagtccagtgcaagacctctgcaaactacaacctcagtaatgaACATTTAAACTTaacaattaaatttacacattttccacaatgtcaTCAAAAAccaaacattataaactttcttaaaaggtagaattcatggcagagctgttgacctgaactgcattagactgtacaggtgggcCTGATTTGAATCCACCTATGTTTTTGCTCCCTTATGGCAAATTTCACTTACACACCAATTGTGCCTGATGATGTGAAATTTGAGCCCAGCTGCCCTATCatgacacacatacagcaaGTGCCTCCTGTATCTGGTGGTATAAAGGGGGGCGACAGAATAAACACCTACAAATAGAGTCCTGTGACAAAGTTAAAACCAACACTAAGCGTCTTATAAAGCTTTGTAGAAGTCCCTGGAGCTCTACCAGGGGGACAAACAGGATTCTCCTAAAAGACACTGGGGCTGAACAATGTATTCTTATTAtcgttatctagatatgaacatctGATAAATATAGTCTGACATATATTTTTCAATGCAGCCTAAGACAGCAactggtctgttctgatcaataaaatacttgatATTCTAAATCCATGTTGTAATATTCTGCTGTTTGCTGAGGAaagcttaattttcactgttgccgCATGGTCGTATCGTATATCGTGTCACTATCGCGATATTTGGCTTAGACATCGAGGTATGAACTGTACACAGAAATGGATCTTACAGATGTTATAGCAGTAAATATACTCTTGACCTGCGCGAAAAACAGATCCCGTCACTAATGAAGTCCACGGCAACATAACAACAATCCAGACAACAACCTTGTTTGtcaacatgctgtgtgtgtgtgtgagaccctgttagctgctgctgatgcGCGGGGCGGACGGACGGACCATGCGACAATGTGATCTGGCCGACGCCGCTGTGAATAAACTCaccatgtttatgtttttattttgtttttgttgccaggTAGGGTTTTGGTGGAGGTGactgtgtgtccgtgtgtccTCTCGGCTTCTGCTTCACGgaggacagaaaacaaagtaaaaaccgGCGCAGCTCGTCGGGTTTTGCTAGCTGAGGCTCAGGGAACGCAGGGCGGAAGTTGAGCAAACAGGCATGGGGCACTAGAAATAGCGTCATCACTAGGCGACGTGgtaatacttttactttttttctcctttattttgtttaaaatcagGTCAAGTACATGAAGCACGCACAGTACATACACTCTTTTCATTAGAAAATATTCTGTAAATACACATCAATATAAAAGTAATACGAATAAATGACAATGTACAACGAATAACGAAAAGtaggataaaagaaaaaaagaaaaaagccaatAAATTTTAAGTGTCTGCCAACGGCTAACTAACTGGGGTATGCTGCATTTGAAATGGCTAAATAAATTGATGGTTTATGCCAATTAGTGATTTCAGGATTTTTACAACTTCAATAGtagtgaaatgtgttttaaaatctgactctttaaaaatgtaaaatgtgtgtcattTCCTAAACCCAAATCATTTTATGAATCTAATATTTTGCCCAAATAACAATTAAACGAAATATTAAAGATTCACCTGCCCTATAATTGGGATAGAAGGCGCATAAATAAATGACCTTATAATTATGAGAAAGAGACGTTCATGACAAGATaataaatgcagtttttttttctccttgactGCAGTTGGGTTCCGtcttcccccccccccaaaaaaaagacTCCGCTTTGATATGATTTCACCCCggatttaaacaaacaaataaattaattaaaattaattttaaaaacgATGCTGAAGTGTTTGTTTGCAGTATAAATCTCGGTCCTGACAGCGCGCAGATAAATATCAGTCGGTGGTTACTATCTTGACATGGTTAGCTTATCTTTGATTTGCTGCAGTGGGTTGTGGGTAGAACGTCAATCCGCCATATCGGTCTTTTCTCGCCGGCTGAAGGAGAGAGTCGGGAGTCATGAGAGGAATTCGGTCTCTTAACCATCTCTCCGTGAgtttttgctctctctgtttgaTCTAAAATGTGTCACCAGGCCGGTTTAAACTTTCCCGAGTCGGGCCTCGTCTTTCCGTTGAAAACGAAGCCATATTTATCCACAGTTAGCCGCGTTGCTAGGCTGCGAGCAGGCAGTTAGCGGGCTAGGTGCGTAACTTAGATTTATCTGTCGTCTGTCGCCAGGTAGGAGCTTCGTCTTCAATCACCCACATGTCCAGCGAGTCCAGCTGGATAATTAATTAAAGTAGGTGCTGTGTAGTCGGTAGGACACCCAGGCTGAGCTGCTCACTTTCTGTGGTGTTGTTAGTAAGCGTAGCTCCGCTGGATCCTCTGAAACCTGAAGGTCATCTCATAAACCTGTCTATCTTCCACATTGGGTTtcatttattgtatatttattttatccCCCCACAGCTGCCGAGTCATAAAACGTCCCTGTTAAGGCTCATCCTCACTTATTCCAGTGTGGCATTGCGATTTGTGCCGGTCATATAATCTTGCAGACTAGACTCTTTTTAAGTGAGCAGCCCAAAATCCTCActgttttattgtattaatTTGTCTCCTTCTGTTATTGAAAGCAGGAGTGACATGTCAAAACATAATACATGCACTCACACCG encodes the following:
- the snu13a gene encoding SNU13 homolog, small nuclear ribonucleoprotein a (U4/U6.U5); amino-acid sequence: MGDPEVNPKAYPLADATLTKTILDLVQQAANYKQLRKGANEATKTLNRGIAEFIVMAADAEPLEIILHLPLLCEDKNVPYVFVRSKQALGRACGVSRPVIATSVTIKEGSQLKPQIQSVQMAIERLLV